A genomic region of Anopheles coustani chromosome 3, idAnoCousDA_361_x.2, whole genome shotgun sequence contains the following coding sequences:
- the LOC131260808 gene encoding histidine-rich glycoprotein-like: MAQFVTHIQPTLIEASQGHVPHHHGHQVGVPHSSHLPHSGHNMPSPPTVHHGYSHGHVHGHGHHHPPSSLVHSASRDMSNSKGASIHKVPTHLALSPKADDHHQQHHQPHPHYQHVEGYYQHAPLHYHQQHHHGHTHGHHHSVVLRSINSYLKVKL, translated from the exons ATGGCCCAATTTGTGACACACATCCAGCCGACACTGATCGAAGCCTCCCAGGGGCACGTGCCGCACCACCATGGCCATCAGGTTGGGGTGCCCCATTCGTCCCATTTGCCACACAGTGGCCACAACATGCCGTCCCCTCCGACGGTGCACCACGGTTACAGCCATGGCCATGTGCACGGGCACGGCCATCATCATCCGCCGTCATCGCTCGTCCACAGTGCCAGCCGGGATATGTCGAACAGCAAGGGAGCATCCATCCACAAGGTACCGACGCATCTGGCTCTCTCGCCGAAGGCCGACgaccatcaccagcagcatcatcagccGCATCCACACTATCAGCACGTGGAAGGATACTATCAGCACGCACCGTTACAttaccatcagcagcatcatcatggGCACACTCATGGGCATCACCATTCGGTG GTTTTACGATCCATCAATTCATATTTGAAGGTCAAACTCTGA
- the LOC131272379 gene encoding CLIP domain-containing serine protease B4-like: MGTIKWAIAAACALLCIQVTFAQYLSSCKTPDGEAGTCVLVRECPFVRAVLKKQHLSNNDIRYVEAVRCGTLETLALVCCNAPNVTKTAEPVDAETIAGLVENRFNTPEEKRELLPAVCGVDGNRGPLPGEQAVLFHHPWNVLIRHRTKEGDTRFHCGGALISDRYVLTAARCIMGIKKTWTVESVRVGDWDLQNEVDCAKTDDLTECAEPAQDVGIAKITIHSNYTGTGTPAVKHDIALLRLARKVPTSSSVAPICLPLDPEVRRQVDLENGRFVETGWGKTPDATGSDNKMNAYSIGVSRDECRSKYPHANIDEGQVCAKPERAVDTCRGDSGGPLMYGHSGTLYLMGIASFRKECANVGEPAVYTNVGGLVDWVIDNLEP; this comes from the exons ATGGGGACCATCAAGTGGGCCATCGCTGCGGCCTGTGCACTATTGTGCATACAGGTGACGTTCGCGCAAT ATCTTTCCAGCTGTAAAACTCCCGACGGGGAAGCTGGGACGTGTGTGCTAGTACGCGAGTGTCCCTTCGTTCGGGCCGTGTTGAAGAAGCAGCATCTAAGCAATAACGATATCCGCTACGTGGAAGCCGTCCGGTGTGGGACGCTGGAAACACTGGCCCTGGTCTGCTGCAATGCCCCGAACGTGACGAAAACGGCGGAGCCGGTGGATGCGGAAACGATCGCGGGATTGGTCGAGAATCGGTTCAACACACCGGAGGAGAAGCGTGAGCTACTACCGGCCGTATGTGGAGTTGATGGCAATCGGGGTCCATTGCCTGGCGAGCAGGCGGTTTTGTTCCATCACCCGTGGAACGTACTGATACGTCACCGTACGAAAG AGGGAGATACTCGTTTCCACTGCGGAGGAGCCTTGATAAGTGATCGATACGTGCTAACTGCGGCCCGGTGCATTATGGGGATCAAGAAAACATGGACGGT CGAGTCGGTCCGTGTTGGTGACTGGGATTTACAGAACGAAGTAGACTGTGCAAAGACTGACGACCTCACAGAATGTGCCGAACCAGCTCAGGACGTTGGAATCGCAAAAATAACGATACACTCAAACTACACCGGCACCGGAACACCGGCGGTAAAGCACGACATCGCGCTCCTTCGTCTGGCCCGGAAGGTACCGACGAGTTCCTCGGTCGCACCGATCTGCTTGCCGCTCGATCCTGAGGTACGCCGACAGGTGGATCTCGAGAACGGCCGGTTCGTGGAAACCGGTTGGGGTAAAACCCCGGACG CCACCGGTAGTGACAACAAAATGAACGCCTACTCGATCGGAGTCTCGAGGGACGAGTGTCGTAGCAAGTATCCCCATGCCAACATTGACGAAGGGCAAGTATGTGCCAAACCGGAACGGGCCGTCGACACGTGCCGGGGAGATTCCGGTGGACCACTGATGTATGGACACTCGGGGACTTTGTATCTCATGGGAATCGCAAGCTTCCGGAAGGAGTGTGCCAATGTTGGCGAGCCGGCGGTCTACACCAACGTAGGCGGACTGGTCGACTGGGTCATCGACAATCTGGAGCCGTAA